The genomic region TGGCAGAGATGTAGGGTCCTTGTCTTCCCTGCCTTGTCTCCAGGGCACTGCCCCTTGGGAACAGGTGATGACCCATCCTGGCCTCAACATGGAAGCAGGGCATTTCCAGGCTAGGGAAAAATGGTCATGTTTCTTGTCATTCCTTTacccaaaaaggaaagaaactgacTAAGGTTACTAGGGTTCCAAAGAATTTACATACTGATGTGAAGATAGAGCAAGTAATGTGTGGCCATGCAGTTTTCTTGTTAAGGAGCTGTTGCTTTTCTGAAGTTTGCGTGTTCTCATGTGCTCTCTTCTTGCCTCCTCTTCTTGGCCCACCCCCACCAGTCCAGATCTCCAGTCAAGGGAAGGGGGAATGTACAGCAGAAGTCAAAGGGAAATGAATTGGGGTGTTCTGGGGAAACTGAAAAAGGAGGCCCAAGGCTTCCTGCAAAAGGAGATGACTACTCTGCAAGGTGTTAATGAGGAAGATTGATGAGAGGGTGCCCCAAGGCCAGGGAGCAGTGCCTGATCTCCCACAGCTCAGTGGGTTCAACTTCCAGGTTCAACCCCCTAAGCGGAGCGCTACCAGTCTCTTCCCACCTCACCCTGATCCATCCTAGTTTAGGCCTGGAAGTGACGCAGACTAGAACTAAAGCTCCAGAAACAAGGAGTGTAGAGTAGCCCTAGCAGCTGACCAGAGGCACAGGCTGTCCAGTGGGCAGGCAGACAAGACCCTAAAACCACCTGAGCCCCAGGGATTCGTGCTGGCTCCCCAGGGACCACAGGAAGGACTCGGCACTCAGGTGGAGCAGTACCAGGTGGGGGTGATGGCCTCGTACCAGTTGCCTCTGCAGAGGAGCCCAGGTTGTCTGGCCCAGCTTCACCAGCAGCTTGACTGGCTTCAGCAGGGTCTCCGCTCTGGGAGCCCTCAGCGGCCACACCCTCCAGTCCTTTGCTCTCTTCCTCAGCAGGGAGCTGGGCATCCACTCCGACTTCCAGCACTCGGATGGTCTCATGACCTGACATCACGATGACCTGCAAGCAAAGGACGGGGGCATTGTTGGGATAGGGGCCAGTATAGCTGCAGGGTCCAAAACTCTGGGTATGGtttggggagagaggggagggcacTTCTGGATGCAGACCTCCTGTCCAGAGGGCTGTGTGCTCTGTGAGAATTCCAGAGCCTGGCGCAGGTTGCAGCTCCCTGATTCTAGGGAAGGAGCTGCTGGAAGAAAGCAGGCCCTGGTGACAGGGAGAAGGGCCTGACACAAGCTAGAAAAATGTCCCCCAGAGCCAAACCATTTGGGAGCTAATTTCTCTTTGTTCCATCTCTTGGACTCAGTGCAGGGAGTGGCGGGTGGCCTATCCTACGACTTGCAAGGATGTCCTCTTGGCAGCTAGGATCTTCGAACGTGGGTATGAGGGCTCCTAACATGGTATCCACAGCTTAAGTCGGGCCAGGAACCAAATCCCTCTTCACTTCCCTTGAAACCATCTGAAAGTTCCCCAAAGATAAAGCGATGGAAAATGAATGCTCCACAATGCCGAGTAACTTCTATCGCCCATGATTCCTTTATTTCCAAAACTCTGGAGTAAAGGCTCAGGATTTCCCTGCAAGCTAAATTCCTGAAACAAGGGTCAAGAATCCTGAAGATGcgtcctctccctctctgcctggcACCACTCCTGgactgcagcttttttttttttttttttgagacagagtctcgctctgtcacccaggctggagtgcagtggcgcgatctcggctcactgccagctccacctcccgggttcacgccattctcctgcctcagcctcccaagtagctgggactacaggcgcccgccaccacgcccagctaatttttttgtatttttagtagagatggggtttcactgtgttagccaggatggtctcgatctcccgacctcgtgatccgcccacctcggcctcccaaagtgctgggattacaggtgtgagccaccgcgcccggcctgactgCAGCTTTTTATCCTGTGGGCCTATGGCTCCAGTCCTGCCACCTGCTGTGGGCATGCTCAGACCTCAAGGGCAATCTCCATGCATGAACGATGCAGGCGGACCCTGAGCCTCCTAAGAACACTCAgtctccctcccctgcccagaCGCCACATACTAGTTCTTCATCACCAGCACGGAAACCCTGCCAATTGGGCCATTCAAGAATCAGGGACAGTCTGTAAATTAAACAGCTTTGTGTCATGCCTCTCTGCATTTGGCCTGTGCCTGAAATCATTCTCACAACACACTCTTTAAGCCTGAAAGTGGATCCAGTCAGAGGCTGTGCTGGAAAAAGTGACGATGTGACCCATCAGCAGAATATGAGATGAGTGAAATACATCCCCAAAGCAGCTCCTGTGCTGCCTCCAGCTTGCTGTATGAGGGGCTTCACTCCAATTACATTTTCAGAgaaattcatcttttcttttttttttttttggagacggagtctcaccctatcacccaggctggagttcagagtTCAGTgtcgccatctcggctcactgcaagctccacctcctgggctcaagcaattctcccgcctcagccacccaagtagctgggattacaggtgcccacaaccacgcctggctaatttttatattttttgtagagacagggtttcaccatgttggccaggctggtctcgaactcctaacctcaggtgatcacccgcctccgcctcccaaagtgctgggattataggcgtgagccaccgcgcctggcctttttttctccttttaaaaaatgggccgggcacggtggctcacacctgtaattccagcactttgggaggccgaggcgggcggatcacgaggtcaggagatagagaccaccctgactaacatggtgaaaccccatctctactaaaaatacaaaaaattagctgggcgtggtggcgggcgcctgtagtcccagctacttgggaggctgaggcaggagaatggcatgaacccgggaggaggagcttgcagtgagccgagattgcgccactgcactccagcctgggcgacagggtgagactccgtctcaaaaaaacaaacaaacaaacaaacaaaaaaagatataagtAATagtaatttgcaaaaaaaaaaaattagaaaatatgtgtAAGCAAGAAGAAAAACTAAGGAGTAAATTACCAGATGTTCAAACCTTTCCCCATGTAAACTTAAACATATTATGTACACTTTGATTTTACATCTTAAAGTCACAGCTTAACTCCCCAAACTCAGGCCCTGAGAAATCCTAAATGGCAAGTACCTCTGGACAGGTGAAGTGACGGTGAACCCTGGTAAGAAACAGAGAGTGACAGGCCCTGTGGAGTCCTCCTCCGTTGCCCACACCCCTCACTCCATCACCCTTACCCCCCACCTTTCTACCCCAGAAGATACCTGCTCATTGACAGTCAGAGATGTCTCTGACCCGGCTCCAGGATCCATGGTCACTTGTCAGGGTCGGGTGGGGGCCGGCCCACACCTAGCACATCCTGGGTAAGACGGGATTGGAAAGGCAAAGGGTGATGTGACACAGTAATACATTTTCTATACCATCTAGAAAAGTCAGAATAGAATCGCAGGAAGACAGATAAGTTAGGTTCTCCCAAGTATCTgtagaggtaaaaaaaaaaaaaaaaaaaaaaaaaaaaaacccaaaataggattctctttttttttttgagacagtttcactctgtcgcccaggctggaatgcagtggcacgatctgtgctcactgcagcctctgcctcccgggttaaaccaattctcctgccttagccactcgagtagctgggattacaggcatgtgccaccacgccaggctaatttttgtatttttagtggagacagggtttcaccatgttggccaggctggtctcgaattcctgacctcaagtgatccacccgcctcagcctcccaaagtgctgggatcacaggcatgagccactgcacctggccaaaaaacaAGATTCTGTTGCATTTCCTACAGCATCCTAGGAGAATCTACACTCAGAAGAACCAGGAACATCTGGGCTTAGGGAGGAGAGTAAAGAAAGGGCAAGATATCTGTCCCTGGGGCTTCCCCAGTCCAGTGGGAGAGCACACCCAGCAGAACCCAATGGGAATCTGACCCTGACCCTCAGAACCTTAGACTTAGTAAGGAGCAAGGGAGAAATCTGGGCAGACTTCCTGGAATAGAtggaaaaacataaattaaagTGCTCTCCAACTTTAATATGCATGATCATCACCTGGAACACTTAGTAAAAACGTTAGTATTTATATCAATTAAAGCACAGagtagagtgagactcagtttcaataaataaataaatagagtaa from Pongo pygmaeus isolate AG05252 chromosome 10, NHGRI_mPonPyg2-v2.0_pri, whole genome shotgun sequence harbors:
- the POU6F1 gene encoding POU domain, class 6, transcription factor 1 isoform X3, whose translation is MDPGAGSETSLTVNEQVIVMSGHETIRVLEVGVDAQLPAEEESKGLEGVAAEGSQSGDPAEASQAAGEAGPDNLGSSAEATGTRPSPPPGTAPPECRVLPVVPGEPARIPGAQVVLGSCLPAHWTACASGQLLGLLYTPCFWSFSSSLRHFQA